A stretch of DNA from Anaerobacillus isosaccharinicus:
CCTTCCTTTCTTATTAAAAGATGCAATCTTTAATAAAGAAATGGTGATTGAAGTTTGGTCTAAAGAAGGCGATATTATAGAGAATATGCCTCGTGCTCGCCGTGGTCAATTACAAGGATGGGTCAATATCATGTATGGCTGTGACAAGTTTTGTACGTACTGCATTGTTCCCTATACGAGAGGGAAAGAAAGAAGTCGTCTCCCAGAAGATATTATTGCTGAAGTTCGCGATTTAGCTCGTCTAGGCTATAAAGAAATTACGCTCCTTGGACAAAATGTAAATGCATACGGAAAAGACTTTGATGATATGAATTATGGTTTAGGTGATTTAATGGACGAAATCCGGAAGATTGATATTCCGAGAATTCGATTTACGACAAGTCATCCCCGTGATTTTGACGACCGCCTAATTGAAGTACTTGCAAAAGGTGGAAACCTCGTTGAGCATATTCATTTACCAGTTCAAAGTGGGAATACAGAAATTTTAAAATTAATGGCCCGAAAATATACAAGAGAACAATATATAGAACTTGCAAATAAAATCAAAGAAAAAATTCCAAACTCTACGCTTACAACAGATATCATCGTTGGTTTTCCTAATGAAACAGAAGAGCAGTTTGCAGATACGTTATCGCTGATGAAAGAGATGGAGTTTGATAGTGCGTATACGTATATTTATTCACCGCGAGAAGGTACTCCTGCAGCTGGTATGGAGGATAATGTTCCGCTAGAAGTAAAACGTGATCGACTTCAACGCTTAAATGATGTAATTAATGAACTATCAGCATTAAAGAATAAACAATTAGAAGGTAAGATTGTTGAAGTTTTAGTAGAAGGTGAAAGTAAGAAAAACCCTGAAATACTTTCAGGGAGAACACGAACAAATAAAATGGTCAATTTTGCAGGAGATAAATCTATTATTGGAGAGATTGTTTATGTTAAAATAATAGAAGCAAAGACATGGTCACTAAATGGCCAAGTAGTTGAAAATGTAGAGGTGAAAGTATAATGACAAAATTATATACAAAAGATGAAATCGTCCTAAAAGCACAAGAAATCGCAAAAATGATCTCAGAAACAGAAGAAGTAGAATTTTTTAAACAAGCTGAAGTTCAAGTAAATGAAAACTTAAAAATTCAACAACTGATTAGCAAAATTAAAAGAACTCAAAAAGAGGCTGTAAACTTAGAGCATTATGGGAAATCTGAAGCTCAAAAACAAGCTGATATCAAAATTGAAGCTCTTCAAGACGAACTAGATGAAATCCCTTTAGTTAAAGAATTTAAGCAAAGTCAAATGGATGTAAATAATTTATTACAACTAGTTGCTACTACGATTACAAATACAGTAACAGATGAGATTATTAAATCAACTGGCGGTGACGTTTTAAGAGGAACAACGACACCGAAGAACAAGCGAGGCAAACTCGATTTAATGTAATAAAAAATGAAATAACTAGCTCCTACTTAAGTAAACTTAGTAGAAGAGCTAGTTATTTTTCTTTTAAACTCAAAATTTCACGTACCGTACTTAATTTATTTAAAAATTTTGGCATGAAACGAACAAAGCTTCCATATATATGAATGAAAAAGCTAATAGAATTTAGCACAACTAAGAATGTTTTCACATATGCTTTAATATCAATGTAATAGGGAAGTAATAGAACGATTTTCGTAGTTTGAAAAAGAAGAAAAATAAGGACACTACGCCTAATTATTAGGCTAAGTTAAGTTTTTCTTACTTTTAACCCAAATTGTTAGCACAATAGTCATTTGTCTTGCATAGGATGAGAGTGAAGACTGTTTGGGGAGGAACTTTTAGACAAAATAGAAGTTCCGCGGAGAACAACCAATTGTTTGAGGAGGGTAAAAACAAATGTCACAAACAGAAAAAGAACTAAACTACAGAGAGATTATAACAAAAGCCGTTTGTGGAAAAGGGAGAAAATTCTCACAGGCTAGTCATACGATACGCCCTTCCCATAAGCCGTCAAGTATTTTAGGGTGCTGGATTATCAACCATAAGTATGAAGCGGAGAAAAAGGGAGATTGTATTGAGGTTCGTGGAAGTTACGATATTAATAATTGGTATTCGTATAGTAACAACACGAAAACAGAAGTTGCTACAGAAACTGTTACTTACACTGACGTAGTTCCACTAACTCTACAAGACAAAAACGTATTGAGTGATGACCTAGAAGTAATTGCAAGAGCTATTCAACAGCCAAATACGCTGGAGGCCACGATTGCACCTAATGGAACTAGTGTCATTGTTCAAGTAGAGCGAGAGTTTTTAGTTGAAGTGATTGGTGAAACAAAAGTTTGTGTTTATGTAAACCCAGACGGTATATCAGATGATCTTGATGCTAAAACTTGGGACTATGATGTTGAAGACGAAGAGTTTGAAGATTTAGATCCTAATTTCTTAACTGGCGAATTAGAAGAATAGTACTGGTAGGAAGAAGTTTACTTCTTCCTATTTTTTATATTTTAGATGAGAAAGAGGGTTGACAGATATGAACCTTGAAAATGAAATTCGAGGTTTTCATGAAAGTATAAATTATCGACTCGAGCAACAGTCATTGTCCACGTTACAATATCATGGCATTAAAAGAACTCCAATCGATAAAGGCAACAGAAAACAGCTTAAGGTCAGAGCCTTTCACTATCAAATTTTATCAACATCACGTTCTGTAAATTCTCCCGAGATGTTTAAAAGTGAGGGGAGTGACTGGGAAGGATTAACGGGGAATTCTCTCTATTTTGAAAAAGAGTTACAAGAGTTTGCCCTGCAATGCTTATATTTAACGAATACACCATTAGGCGAATGTGTTGTCCAACGAAATGGGAAAAGGGATGTAGCCGTTGTTCAATTAAAAAAGCTTACTGCTCGAGAATTATTGAAAACAGAACAGCTTGCTTTGCAGTATGAATTAGAAAAATCTCATCTAAAACAAACGATGACATTTGGTGCTGACCTAGAACTTATGTTCCAAAACGAAATAACAAAAAGGTTTATGAATGGGGGGGAGTTGACAACTAATGAATTTGGCTATGATCAGGCTGTAGCCGTTCACCAAAATCGAGTATTTCACCCGATAATTGAAATTCGCCCTAAGCCATCAGCAATTAGTGAAGAACTACATAATAACCTACTCGTGCTATATCAAAAGGTGATTAATCAAACATCAAAGTTTCATTTAAACATTAATACAAATCCAAATCCGTTAAGTCGATTTTTTCTAGGTGGTCACATCCACTTTGGAAATGTACCATTTACATTTCAACATGTTCGCTTACTGGATCAATTTGTCGCTATTCCGTTTGCAATAGCAGAGGTTGAACCTTCATTTATCCGAAGAAAGAATTATGGTAGGCTTGGTTCGGTTCGGAGGAATTCTTATAAAGGGTTTGAATATAGAGTTTTGCCCACATGGTTCCATCTAATTCCGATCTCTTTACCACTATTAGAATGGATTGAATATATTATGAAAAATGCATATAGACTTGATGCTACATTGTTTGAAGAAAATAGTTTGAAAAGATACTATGATCAACGATTTCAAGATTTCTCAATAGATCAATGGGCTTTTAAGTATAGAGAATACATCGTTGAAGAAAAGGGGAAATTGCTTTTTGATAACTTTGTAACCTATCTTAAAAAACTTTGAAATACTCGAGAAATCCTCTATGAATATGGTATACTATTAACTGTTGAATACAAAGACATGGGGGAAAAATCAATGGCAGAACATACGCCTATGATAAAACAATACTTAACGATAAAGGCACAATATTTAGATGCCTTTTTATTTTTTCGTTTAGGAGATTTTTATGAAATGTTTTTTGATGATGCGAAACTAGCATCTCAAGAACTAGAAATAACGCTAACAAGTCGAGGTACAGGCACAGATAGCGAAAGAATTCCGATGTGTGGTGTGCCACATCATGCAGCTGAGCATTATATCCAGCAATTAATTGAAAAAGGCTACAAGGTAGCTCTATGTGAACAAACAGAAGATCCAAAGCATGCAAAAGGAGTTGTTAGACGTGAAGTTGTGAAATTAATTACTCCTGGAACTGTGATGGAAGGAAAAATCATCCAAGAAAAAGAGAATAATTACATTGCGTCTGTCACTGATTTTCTTGATGACACATACGGCTTTGCTTTAACCGATTTAACAACCGGTGAAAATTATGTCACGCTTCTACAAGGCAGCTGGCAAGACGTCATCAATGAGATTGCTACCTCAGGGGCAAAAGAAATTATTTTTGCTACCAATCACTGTGAAACAAAGATCAAACAATTGCTCCAACAAATTCAGGTTACTCCATCTTACGAAGACAGTGAACAACCACCAGAAGCGTTTTTGGCGTTATGTGTTGAACTAGAGCAACAAAAGCTTCTTCAAACGTTTGGTCGATTAAGTTCATATTTAGTCCGAACACAAAAACGTTCGCTAGATCACCTACAGCCTGTCGTTTATTTTACACCAACAGAGTATATGAGACTTGATCTTCATTCGAAACGAAATTTAGAATTGATAGAAACAATACGTGATAAGAAGAAAAAAGGCTCACTTTTGTGGTTAGTAGATAAAACTGTAACAGCTATGGGCGGAAGATTATTAAAACAATGGATTGAGCGTCCGTTAATAAATAAAGAGCAAATCGAAAAGCGTTTAAGCATGGTTGAAACACTACTAGGAGAGTTTTTCAAACGTGAAGAGTTACGCGAAGCGTTAAAAGAGGTTTATGATTTAGAGCGTCTTGCTGGAAAAGTTGCCTACGGGAATGTGAATGCTAGGGAACTTGTGCAGTTGAAACGATCATTACAACAAATTCCAAATATTGTCCTAACGGTTCAAGAATTGAAAAACCCATATGGAGAAGAGCTTGTGAATGATATTGATTTATGTGAGGACCTTCTCACCACCCTAGCAAACTCACTAAAGGAAGATCCACCTATTTCGATTAAGGAAGGTGGAATTATTCGAGATGGCTACAACGCGCAGCTTGATCAATATCGAGACGCCAGTAGAAACGGGAAAAGTTGGATAACTGAACTTGAGCAAAAAGAACGACAAGTAACCGGAATTAGATCATTAAAGGTCGGCTATAACAAAGTCTTTGGCTATTATATTGAAGTGACAAGGGCAAATCTCGCAAATCTTCCAGAGGGTCGTTACGAGAGAAAACAAACTCTTTCAAATGCGGAGCGGTTTATTACCCCGGAACTAAAAGAAAAAGAAACACTGATCCTTGAAGCTGAAGAGAAAATTGAGCAGCTTGAATATGATTTATTTTTGCAGATCCGTGAAGATGTGAAGCGATATATTTCAAAACTACAATTTGTTGCGAAAAAAGTTAGTGAGCTAGATTGTTTACAAAGCTTTGCTTTAGTTAGTGAAGGCAATCATTATACGAAGCCAGAATTTAATGAGGATCGTCAAATTGTTATTGTCGAAGGGCGTCACCCTGTTGTGGAAAAAGTCCTACAATCAGGGGAATATGTCCCTAATGATGTGCAAATGAACAAGGAAAGAGAAATTTTATTAATTACCGGGCCGAATATGGCTGGTAAAAGTACGTATATGCGACAATTGGCGTTAATTTCGATCTTAGCCCAAGTTGGTTGTTACGTACCTGCCACATCAGCTGTGATTCCAATTTTTGATCAAGTGTTTACAAGAATAGGTGCTGCCGATGACCTTGCAAGTGGACAAAGTACATTTATGGTGGAAATGCTAGAGACGAAAAATGCAATCTCTAAGGCAACACAAGAAAGCTTAATATTATTAGATGAAATTGGTAGAGGAACGTCCACTTATGATGGGATGGCGTTGGCTCAGGCGATTATCGAGTATATTCATGAGGAAGTTGGCGCAAAAACATTGTTCTCTACCCACTATCATGAGTTAACAATACTTGAGGAACAGCTAACTTCTTTAAAAAATGTTCACGTCAGTGCCGTCGAGGAAAGTGGAAAGGTAGTCTTTTTGCACAAAGTAGTTGATGGACAAGCTGATAAAAGTTATGGAATTTATGTGGCTGAATTAGCAGACCTACCTCTTCAAGTGATTTCTAGAGCAAAAACGATTTTAGCCACTTTAGAAAATCAGCCAAAGGTAAAGCAAATCACTGAACCTGAAGAGCCAATTCAACTATCGTTATTCACAGAAAATACCGAAGTGGCTAAAAAACAATCAAAAGCAAGTGTAAGTGATGATGAAAAAAAAGTTCTTGCTTCATTAAAAAAAATAGATATCTTGAACCTTACTCCAATTGAAGCGTTACAAAAGCTAAACGATTTACAAAAAAAGCTAAAGTAGTTTTGATACATGAATGAATTTTATAATGCCAGGATGTTGCCTAACGAGCGCTAAAAGGTATCAAAAAATTCATCACATAGAAAAGAGTGAATTCCAATGGGTAAAATTATTAAATTAGATGAATATTTATCAAATAAAATTGCCGCTGGAGAAGTAGTAGAACGACCTGCATCAATCGTAAAAGAACTAGCGGAAAATTCAATTGACGCCAACAGTACAACCATCCATATTGAAGTTGAAGAAGGTGGATTACAAAAAATTCGAATTGTTGATAACGGGGATGGTATCGATGAAGAAGATTGTTTAGTAGCTTTTCATCGCCATGCCACTAGTAAAATTAGCACAGATAAAGATCTTTTCAGAATCCGTACGTTAGGGTTTCGGGGCGAAGCATTGCCTAGTATCGCGTCTGTGTCGTATTTAACATTAAAAACATGTACTGGTAATCAAGTAGGAACAGCTGTGGTTATCGAAGGTGGCAAAATCGTTGAGCATGGACCGTCACCAAGTCGAAAAGGCACGGACATTACGGTGACAAATCTTTTTTATAACACACCTGCTAGATTAAAGTATTTGAAAACGATTCATACAGAGCTTGGAAATATTACCGATTATGTTTATCGACTAGCACTTGCTTATCCGAGTATTTCTTTTCGCCTAGATCATAATGGAAAAAAGGTTTTTTCATCTAATGGAAACGGTGATTTAAGGCAAGTCATAGCTTCGATCTATGGAATGAACATTGCAAAACAAATGCTCTACTTTGAGAACTCGTCGCTAGATTTCAAAATTTCTGGTTATGTGTGTAAACCAGAGGTTACTAGAGCGTCAAGACAATATATGTCTACGTTCATCAATTATCGATATATTAAAAACTTTCCGTTGTCAAAGGCAATCCAAGATGGTTACCATACGCTATTACCTATTGGCCGTTATCCAGTAGTCGTTCTCCAAGTAGAAATGGATCCGACGCTAATTGATGTAAACGTTCATCCGTCTAAGTTAGAGGTACGGTTAAGTAAGGAAGATGAATTAAATAAACTTGTTACTGAAACAATTAAATTGACGTTTAAACAAGTACAGCTAATTCCTGAAGTGAAAAGACCACCTATTGAAAAAGAAAAATCAGAACAAATAGCTTTTTCACTTGAGCATCAAATAAAGAAGATAAATGTAGATGAAGATCAAAATAGCGTGAGTTTTCGAAAAGATGACGAATTGATTTTGCGCGAAACCGCAAAAGTTCAAGAATTTGAGGAGTTAGCACCTAGATCAAAAATAGTTAATCCTGTTAAAGAGGTAGAACGATATACGTCAATTGAAAATAAAGTACCACTAGAAGAACGAGTTCCTGTTCTTTATCCAATTGGTCAAATGCACGGAACATATATTCTAGCTCAAAATGAAAAAGGTTTATATATCCTTGATCAACATGCAGCTCAAGAGCGGATTAAATACGAGTATTATCGACAGAAGGTTGGAGAAGATGACAAGCAGTTACAAGACTTGTTAGTGCCTATATCCTTCGAGTTTACAGGCTCAGAAATCGACCGTATTAAAGCAAATGAAGGCTCGCTTCAAGACTTAGGGATTTTTATGGAACCATTTGGTCAGCATAGCTTTATCGTCCGTTCCCATCCAACTTGGTTTCCGACTGGATTAGAAGAAGAAGTCATCAAAGATATAGTTGAAGAAGTATTGAACGGTAAGAAGGTTACGGTAGGTAAACTCCGTGAGGAAGCAGCGATTTTAATGTCTTGTAAAGCTTCAATTAAAGCAAATCGGCATTTACGAAATGATGAAATGTTTTCTCTCCTTGAAACGTTGCGAAAATGTGAGGATCCATTTACATGTCCTCATGGAAGGCCAATTTTTGTTCACTTCACAACATATGAAATGGAAAAGATGTTTAAACGAATTATGTAAAATCCTAACTTGCTCATGCATTTCTCAATTATGCATGGGCAGTTTTTTTTATTATTCTCGATTAAATGATAGTCAAATTTGCAAGGGAACAAAGAAGAGACTATAATATTAGAAAACTTAGGCTGTGGCTAAAGTTTTTAATTTTTCAATTTATAGAAATGGTGATAAACCATAAGAGGAGAAACATGATTGTTACAACTTCACTGCGTCCAACTGAGCCTATCATTGCCAAAGCAGAAAAGATTGCTTTAGACCTTAATTTACCCTTTGTTAGACGTAATAAAGAACCAATAGCTACCTTACACAATCAATATGGATGTAATATTTTTGTTGTTAGCTCAAACCGACTATCAATTTCCCAAATAGAAACTGAATTGCCGTTATTCTTTCATCCAAACTCGGCAATGTTTAGAGTTAAACGGGTGCTAAGAGGCGAAACAGATCCTTTTTTGCAAGCGACGAAACTAACATCAAATATGTCAATCCTCGATTGTACATTAGGTCTTGCATCTGATAGTATAGTATCAAGTGTAGTTGTTGGAAAAAATGGGAAAGTAGTTGGTACGGAAGGAAATCAATTTTTAGCTTATTTAGTTAGACATGGGCTAAAGAACTGGGATAGTGGACTACCTGAAATGGATGAAGCTATGCAGCGGATAAACGTTATAGCCATAGAAAACCTTGAGTATTTACGTAACGAAAAAACAAACGCCTTTGATGTTGTCTATTTTGATCCAATGTTTGAGTTAAAAATCGAATCAGAAGGTATAAATGCAATTAGAAAAATGGCGTTATATTCTGATCTAGATGAGGAAACAATTGAAGAGGCAAAACGTGTTGCGAAACATCGTGTAGTATTAAAGGATCATTGGCAAAGTACTCGTTTTCATCGGTTTAATTTCCATGTGTATAAGCGTACTACATCTCAATTCCATTATGCATCCATTGAATTATGAGTGTTTGAAAAGGAGTCATTCATGAAAGAAAAGCTTGTTGTCATTGTTGGTCCTACTGCAGTAGGTAAAACAAAGTTAGGTGTTGAATTAGCCAAAAAGTTAAACGGGGAAGTAATTAGCGGTGATTCAATGCAGATCTATAAACAAATGGATATAGGTACAGCGAAAGTAACTGAAGGTGAAATGGAAGGTATTCGTCATCATCTAATTGATATTAAGGAACCAACGGAAAGCTTTTCTGTAGCAGAATTTCAAAGTTTAGTTAAACCGTTAATTACAAAGTTAAATGGAGAAAGTAAACTCCCTTTACTTGTAGGTGGAACGGGTTTATATGTTAGTTCTGTCATATTTGATTACAATTTCCCTGACGTACCTAGTGACCTTGAATATCGGCAAAAAATGGAGGACTTCGTAGAAAAAAATGGGGTTGAAAAACTTCATGATAAACTAAAAGAAGTTGATCAAATAAGCTTCGAAACGATTCATCCTAATAATTATCGTAGGGTGATTAGAGCTCTTGAAGTTTTTCATGTAACGAATAAAACCATTCATGATTTTCAAAGTGACCAACCTAAATTAAGTCAATATGATTTAGTCTTAATTGGCTTAACGATGGACCGAAATTTGTTATACGAACGAATTAATGCTAGAGTAGATATGATGATTGCTCAAGGTCTCATTGAAGAAGCACGCAAGTTATATGAAATTGGTGTGAGAGATTGTCAATCAGTGCAAGCGATCGGTTATAAAGAAATTTATGACTACATAGAAGGCCGAACGACAAAAGAACAGGCCATTGAAACCTTAAAGCAAAACTCAAGAAGATATGCTAAAAGACAACTTACTTGGTTCCGCAATAAAATGGATATCAATTGGTTTGAATTAACTGAAACAAATTTTCAAGAAAATATGCAACAAATTCTCAAATTAATAGAGGAAAGCTTATAAAAAAGGCGAAATAATAATGTATAGATATTAGAGGAGGACTGTTCATGAAGCAACAATCGGTCAACATTCAAGATGTATTTTTAAATCAACTAAGAAAAGAAAGCATTCCAGTTACCGTTTTTCTTTTAAATGGATTTCAACTAAGAGGTCTTATTAAAGGGTTCGATAACTTTACGGTTATTTTAGAAACTGAAGGTAAACAACAACTAGTTTATAAACATGCGATCTCAACATTCTCGCCACAAAAAAATGTACCTTTAAACCCTGAAGCATAATATCAGAAAAGCTCCCTTATTGGGAGCTTTTTATACTTGAGTTGCAAATTGGAAGAATTTCTTTAAAGATATATCTGTTTTTAAACCTAATTGCTGTTGTATCGTACTAATTGATTTACCTGCTAATATTTCAGTTAAGATAAACGTGTTTCGTAAATGCTGAGCAGAAATCCCTTTCCTTAAACCACTCCGTTTAACTTCTTTTTGGATCATCCTCTGAATCGCAATATTCGTTAATTGCTTCGGTTTATTTTCTTCTTCATATACCCAACGATAAGTACCTCTTTGAAAGTCAAAGGCGACAAAAAAAGGATCGTTTTCATGGTATCTTGGCCGAACAGGTTTTGGTATTGTTTCGTAGTACTTGTACATAACTTGCTTATGTTCTGACGATAAATGAATGGTTTTCTCATGGTCTAATGATGCAACAGTAATGGTGTTTGTTTCGAAATGAATATGGTTCATTTGCAAATTGGTTAGTTCTTGAAGAGTGAGTCCATGATACAAAAACAAAAGGAATATTGCTTCATTACGGTCAACAATCAAATGCCTTGTTTCCAATTGTTTTTCTGATAGATCATGAGTTGAATGAAGCGATAAGAATAGTTGTTTCACTTCTTTTTCGTTAAGAAAATCATGAGAAGTCATAGGGACTTCGCCGCAATCAATTATATTTATCTCAAGAATGGGGTTTTTGGATAAGCCTAAGTTGTCATAATATTTATAGAGTTGATTTAAAACAGTTAGTACTCTTTTAGTCGTTCTAGGGCTATAGCTTCTTGATTCTGTCAGAATAGATAAATAACGTTGAATGTCATCATGTGTTAAATTAGCCCATGTTACAAAAGATTGATTTCTTTTTTCGATTTCAAGCCAGATAAAGAAATCTTCAAGATCATATATGTAACGTTTAACTGTTGAAGGTTTACGTTTCTTTTTTACTAAAGAATATAAATATTCCTTTACAAAGCTAGGCAAAGAGGTCTTAAAGCCATCCATTTAAATTCCTCCTATCATGGTATAAATGTATTATAACAATCATTTTCACTACTCTGTTAGTTAGAAGTGAAAATGGGCATTTGTCACCTTTTTTAAGTTTACGAGTATAATGTCATATCGAATATATAGTCATCTTCAATAGTCACTGGATAAAACAAAGACTTATAATTCCTTTTTAGGGTGGTGAGGCTCTTGGAAAAACCCTTGTCTCTGAAGTCAAGAGGTCAGATTAATATAGTTCTAAATCAAAAAGAGTTGAAACAAAGTAGTGAATCGACGATTGGATTTTCAGAAGCAGATCGAGAAAAGCATTATATTCTTGAAAAAATAGAAAAAGAATTAGAGGAGCTAGTTGGTTTAAAAGAAATGAAACGGTTTATTAAAGAAATTTACGCTTGGCTCTATATTAATAAATGTCGAAAAGAACAAGGATTAAAAACAGGAAATCAAGTATTGCATATGATTTTTAAAGGAAATCCAGGCACTGGAAAAACAACCGTCGCTAGATTATTAGCTAAATTATTTAAGGATATGGAAGTTTTATCTAAAGGACATTTACATGAAGTGGAACGCGCAGATCTAGTTGGCGAATATATCGGTCATACAGCACAAAAAACACGTGACTTAGTTAAAAAATCGGTAGGTGGTATTCTTTTTATAGACGAAGCTTATAGTCTAGCTAGAGGCGGGGAGAAAGATTTTGGCAAAGAAGCGATTGATACCCTTGTAAAAGCGATGGAAGACCAGCAACACGACTTTGTTTTAATCCTTGCCGGTTATTCAAGGGAGATGGACCACTTTCTATCATTAAATCCAGGTTTACCTTCAAGGTTTCCAATCACAATGAAATTTCCCGATTATACAAATGATGAGCTGATTGAAATTGCTAGAAAAATGGTAGGAGATCGCCAGTATGAGCTTGAAAGAGAAGCTGAATTGAAATTACGAGATTATCTACGAAGTCTAAAGGCAGAACGTAGCTTTAACTTTAGCAATGGTAGATTGATCCGAAATATCATTGAAAAAGCGGTGAGAGCACAAGCAGTAAGACTATTGTATCAAGGAAAGTATGATCGTAAAGCTCTACTTACTTTAACAAAGGACGATATTAAAGTGGAGAAAATGCAAAATGAGGAACTTTAGTCATTATAGTTCCTCTAAAATTAGAGAAAAAGTAGTGCAAGTTTCCGGTAAAGAAAGTTATGAAACTTTACTAACCGTACTTGCACTTTTCTTATTGGAAAGATTATAGTAAAGATTGGCAATAATATTTGGTAAGGCACAAGTTTAAAGAAAAGGTTGTGAAGCTTTGGTTGAAACAACTAAAAGTACGGAAGAAAAAGTATTACTTGTCGGCTGTAAATTAACAGATGTACAAGAAGAACGCTTCCTCTATTCAATGCAAGAATTAGCAGCTCTTACGAAAACTGCAGGAGGGGTAATTTTTAGTACTGTTATTCAAAATCGACATAGCTTAGATCGAGCTACATATATCGGAAAAGGGAAAATTGAAGAAATTATTCCACTAGTAGAAGAACAAGAAATTGATGTGGTCATTTTTAATGATGAGCTGTCAACTAGCCAAGTTCGAAATTTAACCGCACAAATACCAGCAAGAATTATTGATCGAACACAGCTTATTTTAGATATTTTTTCAAAACGTGCAAAATCAAAAGAAGGTAAGCTTCAGGTAGAATTGGCGCAGCTAAATTATTTGTTACCTCGTTTGTCAGGACAAGGCCACTCGTTATCGAGA
This window harbors:
- the miaB gene encoding tRNA (N6-isopentenyl adenosine(37)-C2)-methylthiotransferase MiaB translates to MNEQQKKQMTINLEPSSADKKSGQKKDYGVYFQTTFTQPSLKEAKRRGKEDVQVHYDFDIPEDMRGLGKGRKFLVRTYGCQMNEHDSENMAGILLDMGFEPTTQTEEADVILLNTCAIRENAENKVFGEIGHLKPLKTEKPGLIIGVCGCMSQEESVVNKILKKHQHVDLIFGTHNIHRLPFLLKDAIFNKEMVIEVWSKEGDIIENMPRARRGQLQGWVNIMYGCDKFCTYCIVPYTRGKERSRLPEDIIAEVRDLARLGYKEITLLGQNVNAYGKDFDDMNYGLGDLMDEIRKIDIPRIRFTTSHPRDFDDRLIEVLAKGGNLVEHIHLPVQSGNTEILKLMARKYTREQYIELANKIKEKIPNSTLTTDIIVGFPNETEEQFADTLSLMKEMEFDSAYTYIYSPREGTPAAGMEDNVPLEVKRDRLQRLNDVINELSALKNKQLEGKIVEVLVEGESKKNPEILSGRTRTNKMVNFAGDKSIIGEIVYVKIIEAKTWSLNGQVVENVEVKV
- a CDS encoding RicAFT regulatory complex protein RicA family protein, whose translation is MTKLYTKDEIVLKAQEIAKMISETEEVEFFKQAEVQVNENLKIQQLISKIKRTQKEAVNLEHYGKSEAQKQADIKIEALQDELDEIPLVKEFKQSQMDVNNLLQLVATTITNTVTDEIIKSTGGDVLRGTTTPKNKRGKLDLM
- a CDS encoding outer spore coat protein CotE, which gives rise to MSQTEKELNYREIITKAVCGKGRKFSQASHTIRPSHKPSSILGCWIINHKYEAEKKGDCIEVRGSYDINNWYSYSNNTKTEVATETVTYTDVVPLTLQDKNVLSDDLEVIARAIQQPNTLEATIAPNGTSVIVQVEREFLVEVIGETKVCVYVNPDGISDDLDAKTWDYDVEDEEFEDLDPNFLTGELEE
- a CDS encoding putative amidoligase domain-containing protein, which encodes MNLENEIRGFHESINYRLEQQSLSTLQYHGIKRTPIDKGNRKQLKVRAFHYQILSTSRSVNSPEMFKSEGSDWEGLTGNSLYFEKELQEFALQCLYLTNTPLGECVVQRNGKRDVAVVQLKKLTARELLKTEQLALQYELEKSHLKQTMTFGADLELMFQNEITKRFMNGGELTTNEFGYDQAVAVHQNRVFHPIIEIRPKPSAISEELHNNLLVLYQKVINQTSKFHLNINTNPNPLSRFFLGGHIHFGNVPFTFQHVRLLDQFVAIPFAIAEVEPSFIRRKNYGRLGSVRRNSYKGFEYRVLPTWFHLIPISLPLLEWIEYIMKNAYRLDATLFEENSLKRYYDQRFQDFSIDQWAFKYREYIVEEKGKLLFDNFVTYLKKL
- the mutS gene encoding DNA mismatch repair protein MutS, with translation MAEHTPMIKQYLTIKAQYLDAFLFFRLGDFYEMFFDDAKLASQELEITLTSRGTGTDSERIPMCGVPHHAAEHYIQQLIEKGYKVALCEQTEDPKHAKGVVRREVVKLITPGTVMEGKIIQEKENNYIASVTDFLDDTYGFALTDLTTGENYVTLLQGSWQDVINEIATSGAKEIIFATNHCETKIKQLLQQIQVTPSYEDSEQPPEAFLALCVELEQQKLLQTFGRLSSYLVRTQKRSLDHLQPVVYFTPTEYMRLDLHSKRNLELIETIRDKKKKGSLLWLVDKTVTAMGGRLLKQWIERPLINKEQIEKRLSMVETLLGEFFKREELREALKEVYDLERLAGKVAYGNVNARELVQLKRSLQQIPNIVLTVQELKNPYGEELVNDIDLCEDLLTTLANSLKEDPPISIKEGGIIRDGYNAQLDQYRDASRNGKSWITELEQKERQVTGIRSLKVGYNKVFGYYIEVTRANLANLPEGRYERKQTLSNAERFITPELKEKETLILEAEEKIEQLEYDLFLQIREDVKRYISKLQFVAKKVSELDCLQSFALVSEGNHYTKPEFNEDRQIVIVEGRHPVVEKVLQSGEYVPNDVQMNKEREILLITGPNMAGKSTYMRQLALISILAQVGCYVPATSAVIPIFDQVFTRIGAADDLASGQSTFMVEMLETKNAISKATQESLILLDEIGRGTSTYDGMALAQAIIEYIHEEVGAKTLFSTHYHELTILEEQLTSLKNVHVSAVEESGKVVFLHKVVDGQADKSYGIYVAELADLPLQVISRAKTILATLENQPKVKQITEPEEPIQLSLFTENTEVAKKQSKASVSDDEKKVLASLKKIDILNLTPIEALQKLNDLQKKLK